The nucleotide sequence TGAAATTATGTGTTTGTTATTTGTGGATATATATGTGTTTAAAATGTTCTATGCACTTCAAGTTATCTTAATATGGATCTATGTCCTGCTCAAGTTTAATTGTTTAAAATCTATGATATTGCTGTCATATTTGTGAATCTTGCTGTGATATTGCTGTCATATTTGAATTTGAGAACAAGAAACCAAATGAATTTGAAAAAACAAAACAGAGGAGCCTACCGCCAGgcaccctggcggtagggttagacaacCTACCGCCAGCCTCTGCGGCGGTAGGGTGAACCTACCGCCAGGGCCCTTTCATATTTCGTTACAGAAACTATATACGGCAAAACAGAagaccctaccgccaggggggcTAGCGGTAGGGTAAACCTGCCGCCAGGGCCATTGCATCTTACGTTACAGAATGTCTACACGGCAAAACCCTGCCACACCTTACCGCCAGAGCCTCTAGCGGTAGGGTAACAcaacctaccgccagggcccctggcggtaAGGTACTTATTCACGTCAACACGCGGTAAcggtcgccgtcccctccgtcaaaACCTACCGCCAGGGGCACTGGCGGTAGGCTGTGTAACCCTACCGTCAGAGGTTCTGgtggtagcaaaagggtcaaatccgAAAAAAATTCAAACCAGAGTCAGATCCTGAAATTGTTtgtcaaaagggtcaaaacacgaaatttaggcCGTTGGAGCTCCACCTTTCGACACGGATACCAGACCATAGTCGACACGCGCGTACTATGGTCGCGTTCATGTGTCCCTGCTCCGGCGTTTCACCCGCGAGTCAGCTGCTgacagacacacacgcacacacgcatcagTTCCCCGATCCCACAGGTGGCGAACCCAGCATTGATGACGATCTCCTAGGCCTCATCTGGTTTCCTAGACGGAACAGGGCCAGACTTTGGGAGCGACCGCGACCGATCGACACCAAAGCCCCGGGCAACCGGACATCACACGCACCCGGCCATCCATCCGCCCGCTGCGACGACCACGCCCACGCCAaggcgagagagagagagtccaCCGCGAGCGCGACCCACGGCACGGAGCAGAACACGTTGTTGGCTGCGATCGATTCCCAGACCCCCGATTGGACTGGAAGCGCACTAGCGTCGCGTCGCCCCCTTTCCCACCCCGCCGTGTCTGGCCACCTAGCCGCGCtcccagccccagccccagccccacGTACCCCGCACGCCAACAAGACGGGCTCCGGCTCCCCACCGTCGCCTCTGTTCGACAGCTGCTCTGACGCCAGCCCTCTCCAACGTCTGAAAGGAACCGCTGCGACGGCCGGGCGCGCGCGCGTGGCGAGATGACGTGAACGCCTCCGCGAAAAAGGGTTCGCCGTCTGCAGATAGACGCGGCGCCCCCCGTTCACCTGCTTATTTATTGCTGCGGTGGCCGGTGAGGCGAGGGTCGGCCACAACTGCTGTTCGGAGAGCACAAAGCCAGTCCAGTCCAGTCCGGTCCAGGTCCAGAGCGTTACTGCTGCTATCCGGCACGCACGCATCGGGGATCAGGCACAGGGAAAGTGCCTGGCCTGGCCACAAGAAGATACTCAACGTCGTCGGAGATCCGGGGATGGAAGAAGCAGACGGGAGTGAAAGAGGAGGCATCCGCTCCGCGCTGCCTCTGGGCTCGCTCATCGCTCCTTCCGGGGACGAGGTGCTTCTCCAGCTCATGtgttcttctgcttctgctttggCTTTCGCCCTTGAATCTTCTTTGCTTCCTTCCTCGGCTGCATGTTCCCTCTCGCTGTTCATCGGTTAGAACAGAGCGATTTTCCTATCTGGGTTTGGTTTGAGATCTCTTGCTTTTTCATGTAGTAGTATCACGCAAAGGGTGGATATACCGGACATGGAAatggaaaacaaaacaaatttTGTGTTAAATTCACTCAGAAAAAAAAATCTCGGATTCTAACCTAGTCAAGATCCAATTTAGCACCGGTTGAAGTTGGTACGTTTTATGCGAAGGGCTTTACTTGAACAATCAAAAACTTAAGCTGTTCCTTCCACCATGTTTTCTCAAACAAGGCGCAGCCAAAGAAAAATGAAGGCGCCTATCTGTTGTACTTGTGTGCATAATCTTGAGTTCCTTCGGCTACCTCCAACAAGTGCAAGCCTCGCAAGCTTTTTTTTAATCTACTAAAAGAGACCAATTTATGGGTTCCTTTAGAAGAAgctaactactccctctgtaaactaatatattaGGTATTTAATAAGATCAACGAATCCTAATCTTGTTTGGGAtgcttattactccctccgtaaagtaatataaaagcatttagataacTACCTTAGTtatctaaacattcttatattagtttacggagggagtagaaaataagaGTGTGAATTTTGGCCAACAAACTAAAGTTGTAACAAGATTGCTAAATCTCAGTGGACGAACAATAGTCGATGCTTCATTCATGAGATGTTATGTGCTGATCCATGCAAAAAAATAACTTCTTTCTTTCTGCTTTTTTATATGTTCTGTGACTTGATTAAGACTTGATTAAGTCTCGATCGAACTGAGATCTTGCCACACCCAACTTATAATATTCAGAAACTCATGTGGTTTTCAATTATTCCTTTTTATAGAAGATTAATGAACATAATACATACGTCGAGAATCAGAATACTTAGGGTACTGTCGTCTGTCGACATGTGTCTATCCAACCTCCTCACATTTATACGGTCTTCTTTCCCGGTGAACTATTcctttccctctctccctctccatcATTTTAATTGTTTCCTTTTCTGTGAACGGTGATCATGACTCCCACACCATGATGAAAACCAGCGACCACGTGTCCGGCCCTAACTAATCTTCACAGGTGGAGCTCCCGGAGCTAGAGGGCAAGGTCATCGGCCTGTACTTCGCGGCGAACTGGTACCCCAAGTGCGAGGCCTTCACGCCGGCGCTGGCCGCCGCGTACCAGCAGCTCAGGGCgcgcggcgccggcttcgaggtcGTCTTCGTGTCGTGCGATGAGGACGGGCCGTCCTTCGAGCGCTTCCACCGCGCCATGCCGTGGCCCGCCGTGCCCTTCGGCGACCTCCCGTGCAAGAAGAGCCTCAGCGACATGTTCCAGGTCGAGGGCATCCCGCGCCTCGTGGTGCTCGCCCCGGGCGGCGCCGAGGTCGTCTGCCCCGACGCCGTCGAGCTCGTGCACCGCTACGGCGACCCGGCGTTCCCGTTCACGCCGGCCAGGGTGGCGGAGCTGGAGGCCGACGAGCGGAGCAAGTTCGCCTCCCAGACGCTCGAGAAGCTCTTCTCCGTCGGCCACGTCAAGAACGGCAGCAATGAACAGGTACCTGTGTGACCACCGACACCGAGTGTTGCTTTCCTCTAGAATGCAGAGGCATCGCCATTGATTTTGCCATGCATCCAGCTGCTGGCCTCACCGTGGCTAAGGGCTGCAGGTTCCCATCGCGAGCCTGGTGGGGAAGACGGTGGGGCTCTACTTCTCGGCGCACGGGTGCGAGCCGTGCGTCAAGTTCACCGCGAGGCTGGCCGCCATCTACGGCAACCTGAAGGGCAGGTCGCAGGAATTCGAGGTGGTGTACATCCCCATGGACAAGGACGAGGACGGGTACGAGCGGTCGCGCGGCGACATGCCGTGGCTGGCGCTGCCGTACGACGGCGCGCCGTCGCGGGAGCTGGCCAGGTACTTCGACGTGCGGGAGATCCCGACGCTGGTGGTGATCGGGCCGGACGGCAAGACGGTGACCAGGGACGGGAGGAACCTGGTGAACCTCTACTTCGACATGGCGTTCCCGTTCACGGAGGAGCAGGTGAGGCTGCTGCAGGAGCTGGAGGACGAGCAGGCCAAGGGGTACGCGCCGTCGCTGCGCCACGCCGGGCACCGGCACGAGCTGAGCGTCGTCTCGGAGAAGTCGGGCGGAGGGCCGTACGTCTGCTGCGAGTGCGACGAGCAGGGGCTCGGCTGGGCGTACCAGTGCATCGCCTGCGGCTACGAGATACACCTCCGGTGCGGCCGGGACGCGGAAGACGGCGGCGCCGTGGGAGCTGGTCAGTAGGCCGGAGTACGGGACAGTCTTATATACCATTAAACTGAATGCTGTGTGTGCGTGCTCTGGGAAATGTCATGTTGCTATTGTCAGGTCCGATGATGGTACTAGAACAGACGAGAAATGCCCGGTGTGGACTGGCTCTTGGCAAGTCTGATGATAGTAGAATAGACGAGAAATGCGCAGTGTAGCTTGGTTACGGCTGGCTGGCTGCAACAGAAAagcatcgctgaatgtgggcttCTACTTGTTGTggttttgtaacgccccgagaccaacgcGTCGGGTGTCTTTTGGTTATTCGCTGTTATTGCTTTGTCAttcacttgcgtgttgcatcttgtcatgtcatcatgtgcattgcatcatcatattttcaaaacttgcatccgtccaggtCTCCTAGTTCTCTTCGTTGTCCGTTCTGGGCCCAGCCACACTCGCACGCGCTCAAGacacgtccgaaatagtattttataagtggccggagaatattctcggaaagagaatagagttggcgtgcggtcttattatagtgtaggtagaccgcctgccaagttttatcgcattcggagtccatttgacgcCCCGACagttaactatagcggcattatagtcggtctatcGTCGGATGTTTCCCGTCTCCGGAAACGGTTGTCGGATTGCATTCATCCTCTCTTttctcagtccaaccacacacttgacctcgttcACCAGAACCCTCTtagcacagtgcatc is from Triticum aestivum cultivar Chinese Spring chromosome 3A, IWGSC CS RefSeq v2.1, whole genome shotgun sequence and encodes:
- the LOC123062291 gene encoding uncharacterized protein isoform X3, with protein sequence MPWPAVPFGDLPCKKSLSDMFQVEGIPRLVVLAPGGAEVVCPDAVELVHRYGDPAFPFTPARVAELEADERSKFASQTLEKLFSVGHVKNGSNEQLLASPWLRAAGSHREPGGEDGGALLLGARVRAVRQVHREAGRHLRQPEGQVAGIRGGVHPHGQGRGRVRAVARRHAVAGAAVRRRAVAGAGQVLRRAGDPDAGGDRAGRQDGDQGREEPGEPLLRHGVPVHGGAGEAAAGAGGRAGQGVRAVAAPRRAPARAERRLGEVGRRAVRLLRVRRAGARLGVPVHRLRLRDTPPVRPGRGRRRRRGSWSVGRSTGQSYIPLN
- the LOC123062291 gene encoding uncharacterized protein isoform X1; this encodes MEEADGSERGGIRSALPLGSLIAPSGDEVELPELEGKVIGLYFAANWYPKCEAFTPALAAAYQQLRARGAGFEVVFVSCDEDGPSFERFHRAMPWPAVPFGDLPCKKSLSDMFQVEGIPRLVVLAPGGAEVVCPDAVELVHRYGDPAFPFTPARVAELEADERSKFASQTLEKLFSVGHVKNGSNEQLLASPWLRAAGSHREPGGEDGGALLLGARVRAVRQVHREAGRHLRQPEGQVAGIRGGVHPHGQGRGRVRAVARRHAVAGAAVRRRAVAGAGQVLRRAGDPDAGGDRAGRQDGDQGREEPGEPLLRHGVPVHGGAGEAAAGAGGRAGQGVRAVAAPRRAPARAERRLGEVGRRAVRLLRVRRAGARLGVPVHRLRLRDTPPVRPGRGRRRRRGSWSVGRSTGQSYIPLN
- the LOC123062291 gene encoding probable nucleoredoxin 2 isoform X2 codes for the protein MEEADGSERGGIRSALPLGSLIAPSGDEVELPELEGKVIGLYFAANWYPKCEAFTPALAAAYQQLRARGAGFEVVFVSCDEDGPSFERFHRAMPWPAVPFGDLPCKKSLSDMFQVEGIPRLVVLAPGGAEVVCPDAVELVHRYGDPAFPFTPARVAELEADERSKFASQTLEKLFSVGHVKNGSNEQVPIASLVGKTVGLYFSAHGCEPCVKFTARLAAIYGNLKGRSQEFEVVYIPMDKDEDGYERSRGDMPWLALPYDGAPSRELARYFDVREIPTLVVIGPDGKTVTRDGRNLVNLYFDMAFPFTEEQVRLLQELEDEQAKGYAPSLRHAGHRHELSVVSEKSGGGPYVCCECDEQGLGWAYQCIACGYEIHLRCGRDAEDGGAVGAGQ